In Ancalomicrobiaceae bacterium S20, the following proteins share a genomic window:
- a CDS encoding methyl-accepting chemotaxis protein, which yields MEALVRGFNARAEAAITTVRQTAARLAGAAEVMDRTVGSAAGHARDAGRAVDEAAGRLGDATGSTQEIAHSIAEVASRAQQSTGVAQTAVERSRRTAESMSAFAASAARIGEVVVLIRSIAEQTNLLALNATIEAARAGEAGRGFAIVASEVKALAGQTQQATTEIAEQVEAIRTSSGDVVEAIRSVDDTIGEMSAIATAVAAAVEEQNAAIATISAHMAQATGVAREGANAIVGAESAAASAVGTTGEVASLAETLAGEAESLSHEIERFIGAVRAA from the coding sequence ATGGAAGCGCTCGTGCGCGGCTTCAACGCCCGTGCCGAGGCCGCGATCACCACGGTCCGCCAGACCGCCGCCCGTCTCGCCGGCGCCGCCGAGGTGATGGACCGCACCGTCGGTTCGGCCGCCGGCCACGCCCGTGACGCCGGTCGCGCCGTCGACGAGGCCGCGGGCCGGCTCGGCGATGCCACCGGCTCGACGCAGGAGATCGCCCACTCGATCGCCGAGGTCGCCTCGCGTGCCCAGCAGTCGACGGGCGTGGCGCAGACCGCCGTCGAGCGCTCGCGCAGGACCGCGGAGAGCATGAGCGCCTTCGCCGCCAGCGCGGCGCGCATCGGCGAGGTGGTGGTGCTGATCCGCTCGATCGCCGAACAGACCAACCTGCTCGCCCTCAATGCCACGATCGAGGCCGCCCGCGCCGGTGAGGCCGGCCGCGGCTTCGCCATCGTCGCGAGCGAGGTGAAGGCGCTCGCCGGGCAGACCCAGCAGGCGACGACCGAGATCGCCGAGCAGGTCGAGGCGATCCGCACCAGCTCCGGCGATGTGGTCGAGGCGATCCGCTCGGTCGACGACACGATCGGCGAGATGTCGGCGATCGCGACCGCCGTCGCCGCCGCCGTCGAGGAGCAGAATGCCGCGATCGCGACGATCTCCGCGCATATGGCACAGGCGACCGGCGTCGCGCGCGAGGGCGCGAACGCCATCGTAGGCGCCGAGAGTGCCGCCGCGAGCGCGGTCGGCACGACCGGCGAGGTCGCCTCCCTCGCCGAGACGCTCGCTGGCGAGGCCGAAAGCCTGTCGCACGAGATCGAACGCTTCATCGGCGCCGTCCGAGCCGCCTGA
- a CDS encoding HAMP domain-containing protein, protein MSTKINLSIRKRVLLLAVLSGLGVASVGGIALWGEAALGRVEAEADTYATLATRARDLKADIFGLRGAATELAGARSGPLIDLFQKRFDETATSVRDLGQLGGAAAVTTQIRALEQRLAEVKGLFDPLAKSYRTLGTSQNDGLNDAVRSAAGEMEAISRAKVLGGGGEAEFRLAYALAAARLAERRYMADHDQELLGEMETAAGRLERAIGRVELDDAEKATMTKALATYRGALAAWVEEDRAAFTTYEKLIGAFDLIAPVLEEIGKIALDGQAASHDALAEARAANARLLLFAAGFVLIGTVVLSLLTGRSISRPLGGLRGAMDQLATGDLDCAIDGTDRRDEIGDMARPCSSSATPPPNAAGSRPSARAPPTSRPSAPKRWKRSCAASTPVPRPRSPRSARPPPVSPAPPR, encoded by the coding sequence ATGTCGACCAAGATCAATCTTTCGATCCGTAAGCGTGTTCTCCTGTTGGCGGTCCTTTCCGGTCTCGGCGTCGCCTCCGTCGGCGGTATCGCCTTGTGGGGCGAGGCGGCGCTCGGCCGTGTCGAGGCGGAGGCCGACACCTATGCGACGCTCGCCACCCGCGCGCGCGACCTCAAGGCCGACATCTTCGGCCTGCGTGGCGCGGCGACCGAACTCGCCGGCGCGCGCAGCGGCCCGCTGATCGACCTGTTCCAGAAGCGTTTCGACGAGACCGCGACTTCGGTCCGCGACCTCGGCCAGCTCGGCGGCGCCGCGGCGGTGACCACGCAGATCCGCGCCCTCGAGCAGCGCCTCGCCGAGGTGAAGGGCCTGTTCGATCCGCTGGCCAAGTCCTACCGCACGCTCGGCACCAGCCAGAACGACGGCCTCAACGATGCGGTGCGCAGTGCCGCGGGCGAGATGGAGGCGATCTCCCGCGCCAAGGTGCTCGGCGGCGGTGGCGAGGCCGAGTTCCGGCTCGCCTACGCGCTCGCCGCCGCCCGCCTCGCCGAACGCCGCTACATGGCCGACCACGACCAGGAGCTGCTCGGCGAGATGGAGACCGCCGCCGGCCGACTCGAACGCGCGATCGGCCGCGTCGAGCTCGACGACGCCGAGAAGGCGACCATGACCAAGGCGCTGGCGACCTATCGCGGCGCGCTGGCGGCCTGGGTCGAGGAGGATCGCGCCGCCTTCACGACCTACGAGAAACTGATCGGCGCCTTCGACCTGATCGCGCCGGTGTTGGAGGAGATCGGCAAGATCGCCCTCGACGGCCAGGCGGCGAGCCACGACGCACTCGCCGAGGCGCGCGCCGCCAACGCGCGGCTCCTGCTGTTCGCCGCCGGCTTCGTGCTCATCGGCACGGTGGTGCTGAGCCTCCTGACCGGGCGCTCGATCTCCAGGCCGCTCGGCGGCCTGCGCGGCGCGATGGACCAGCTCGCCACCGGCGATCTCGACTGCGCGATCGACGGCACCGACCGGCGCGACGAGATCGGCGATATGGCCCGGCCCTGCTCGTCTTCCGCGACGCCGCCGCCGAACGCCGCCGGCTCACGGCCGAGCGCACGCGCGCCGCCGACATCCAGGCCGAGCGCGCCGAAGCGATGGAAGCGCTCGTGCGCGGCTTCAACGCCCGTGCCGAGGCCGCGATCACCACGGTCCGCCAGACCGCCGCCCGTCTCGCCGGCGCCGCCGAGGTGA
- a CDS encoding YdcF family protein, which translates to MFALLTKIAYLFLKPSNLLVALAALGFLASLISRRIVVRLLAGLAIAGLVVIGFPPTTGWVAEILEDRFPIPAQLDPPPAGIIVLGGAQETHLTALRGAPQVNASAERTLVVPDLARLYPQARIVLTGGNAGEAHGVSLSEAEIMRQLIVSAGVAPERITTEGRSWTTWENATFTKALVNPEPGSRWLLVTSGWHMPRAMGAFRAAGWDGVVAYPVDFVTGGPEALNAGYAGAGQSLALFDILAKEIIGLAVYRMAGRSDAWFPAP; encoded by the coding sequence ATGTTCGCCCTGCTCACCAAGATCGCCTATCTGTTCCTGAAGCCCAGCAATCTTCTCGTTGCGCTCGCGGCGCTCGGCTTCCTGGCCTCGCTGATCTCGCGCCGCATCGTCGTGCGTCTGTTGGCCGGTCTGGCGATTGCTGGCCTCGTTGTCATCGGGTTCCCGCCGACGACCGGATGGGTGGCCGAGATCCTCGAGGACCGGTTTCCGATCCCGGCGCAGCTCGACCCGCCGCCGGCCGGCATCATCGTTCTCGGCGGGGCGCAGGAGACCCATCTGACGGCGCTGCGCGGGGCGCCGCAGGTCAATGCCAGTGCCGAGCGGACGCTGGTGGTCCCCGACCTCGCCCGGCTCTATCCGCAGGCGCGGATCGTGCTCACCGGCGGCAATGCCGGGGAGGCGCACGGCGTGTCGCTGTCGGAGGCGGAGATCATGCGCCAGCTGATCGTCTCGGCCGGCGTCGCGCCGGAGCGGATCACGACCGAGGGACGGTCCTGGACCACCTGGGAGAACGCGACCTTCACCAAGGCGCTGGTCAATCCGGAGCCCGGCAGCCGCTGGCTGCTGGTGACTTCCGGCTGGCACATGCCGCGCGCCATGGGCGCGTTTCGCGCGGCCGGATGGGACGGGGTCGTCGCCTATCCGGTCGACTTCGTGACCGGTGGGCCGGAGGCGCTCAATGCCGGATACGCGGGCGCCGGTCAGTCGCTCGCGCTGTTCGACATCCTGGCCAAGGAGATCATAGGGCTTGCCGTCTATCGGATGGCGGGGCGGTCCGACGCCTGGTTCCCGGCGCCGTGA
- a CDS encoding DUF599 family protein: MPIPIFPDAFALAWFIFAWFGVGYLVDKTSLGDRSLSRRMDMHRRVWAARMLERDVRIVDTAIMSSLQNGTAFFASTSLIAVGAAFGLLNQADRLLEILSEIPLHVATSRMALQTKALGLVVIYGYAFFKFGWSYRLFNYAAILIGAVPNASDDHDPAQGVVAARRFSEMQIDAGHHFHWGLRALFFSLGFMGWLVNAWIFMATTTVILLVLLRRQYLSHALHSLEDGPDPLMPPPRGQNPETGITAPGTRRRTAPPSDRRQAL; encoded by the coding sequence ATGCCGATCCCGATCTTTCCCGACGCCTTCGCCCTCGCCTGGTTCATCTTCGCCTGGTTCGGCGTCGGCTATTTGGTCGACAAGACCAGCCTGGGCGACCGCAGCCTGTCGCGGCGCATGGACATGCATCGTCGCGTCTGGGCCGCCCGCATGCTGGAGCGCGACGTGCGCATCGTCGACACGGCGATCATGTCGAGCCTTCAGAACGGCACCGCCTTCTTCGCCTCGACCTCGCTGATCGCCGTCGGCGCCGCTTTCGGTCTGCTCAATCAGGCCGACCGGCTGCTCGAGATCCTGTCCGAGATCCCGCTGCATGTCGCCACCAGCCGCATGGCGCTGCAGACCAAGGCGCTGGGCCTGGTTGTGATCTACGGCTACGCCTTCTTCAAGTTCGGCTGGTCGTACCGGCTGTTCAACTACGCCGCGATCCTGATCGGCGCCGTTCCGAACGCCTCCGACGACCACGATCCGGCGCAGGGCGTCGTCGCCGCCCGGCGCTTTTCCGAAATGCAGATCGACGCCGGCCACCATTTCCATTGGGGCCTGCGCGCGCTGTTCTTCTCGCTCGGCTTCATGGGCTGGCTCGTCAACGCCTGGATCTTCATGGCGACGACGACCGTCATCCTGCTCGTGCTGCTGCGCCGTCAATACCTGAGTCACGCCCTGCATTCGCTCGAGGACGGCCCGGATCCGTTGATGCCGCCGCCTCGGGGGCAAAACCCGGAAACCGGGATCACGGCGCCGGGAACCAGGCGTCGGACCGCCCCGCCATCCGATAGACGGCAAGCCCTATGA
- a CDS encoding LysR family transcriptional regulator, producing MPRIDDIEVFIGVYEQRSLTQAARKTGLPVATISRKLLELEKRLGTVLINRTTRNVSPTEAGTAFYEKVSQAVDVIRDAESEIRGLTRAPAGTVRLVLPYALGITVVQPWLAEFAAIHPSVDFAVLFDNARHDPVEFGADMTLHIGAVPDSALLLRRLGTVGMMLVASPDYIARHGAPQEPEALLDHRLLAASLRPGPEIWSFDGPRTVDVRIAPRICANDPLLGLRAAVAGFGIARVNTLVARADVERGALVPVLPDWRLKALYDLSLLYPKRATLDLKIRLFMDFLTERLTPLL from the coding sequence ATGCCGCGCATCGACGATATCGAAGTCTTCATTGGCGTCTACGAGCAGCGCAGCCTCACGCAGGCGGCGCGCAAGACCGGCCTGCCGGTGGCGACCATCAGCCGAAAGCTGCTCGAGCTCGAAAAGCGTCTCGGCACCGTGCTGATCAACCGCACCACCCGCAACGTGTCGCCGACCGAGGCCGGAACGGCGTTTTACGAGAAGGTCTCGCAGGCGGTGGACGTCATCCGCGACGCCGAGTCCGAGATCCGCGGCCTGACGCGCGCGCCCGCGGGCACCGTCCGGCTGGTGCTGCCCTACGCGCTCGGCATCACCGTCGTGCAGCCCTGGCTGGCCGAATTCGCGGCGATCCATCCCTCGGTCGACTTCGCCGTCCTGTTCGACAACGCGCGGCACGATCCGGTCGAGTTCGGCGCCGATATGACGCTGCATATCGGCGCCGTACCCGACTCCGCGCTGTTGCTGCGCCGGCTCGGCACGGTCGGCATGATGCTGGTCGCCTCGCCGGACTACATCGCGCGCCACGGCGCGCCACAGGAGCCGGAGGCGCTGCTCGACCACCGGCTGCTCGCCGCATCGCTGCGCCCGGGACCGGAGATCTGGTCCTTCGACGGCCCCCGGACCGTCGATGTCCGTATCGCCCCGCGCATCTGCGCCAACGATCCCTTGCTCGGCCTGCGCGCGGCGGTCGCCGGCTTCGGCATCGCCCGCGTCAACACGCTGGTCGCGCGTGCCGACGTCGAGCGCGGCGCGCTCGTTCCCGTGCTGCCCGACTGGCGGCTCAAGGCGCTCTACGACCTCTCCCTGCTCTACCCGAAGCGCGCGACGCTCGATCTCAAGATCCGCCTGTTCATGGACTTCCTGACCGAGCGCCTGACGCCCCTGCTCTGA
- a CDS encoding glutathione S-transferase family protein has translation MRLVIGNKNYSSWSLRPWLVARHFGIAFDETMILLDMPDTREQILRYSPSGRVPCLVDGEIAIWETLAIIEYLAERFPEHAIWPRDPVARALARSIANEMHAGFGALRSACPMNLRKTFPWQDWGGPAAAADVARIVALWRDARARFGQGGPFLFGAFSAADAMYAPVVTRLKTYSWPVEPDIRAYIDAVFDLPAMRAWCDAAATETWIVPSDEV, from the coding sequence GTGAGACTGGTGATCGGCAACAAGAACTATTCGTCGTGGTCGCTCCGGCCGTGGCTGGTGGCACGCCATTTCGGCATCGCGTTCGACGAGACGATGATCTTGCTGGACATGCCGGACACGCGCGAGCAGATCCTGCGCTATTCGCCGTCCGGTCGGGTGCCGTGCCTCGTCGATGGCGAGATCGCGATCTGGGAAACGCTGGCGATCATCGAATACTTGGCCGAGCGCTTCCCCGAACACGCGATCTGGCCGCGCGATCCGGTGGCCCGGGCGCTCGCGCGGTCGATCGCCAACGAGATGCACGCGGGCTTCGGCGCGTTGCGGTCGGCGTGTCCGATGAACCTGCGCAAGACCTTCCCCTGGCAGGACTGGGGCGGTCCGGCGGCCGCCGCCGACGTCGCGCGGATCGTGGCGCTGTGGCGCGACGCGCGGGCTCGATTCGGGCAGGGCGGGCCGTTCCTGTTTGGCGCCTTCTCGGCCGCCGACGCCATGTATGCACCGGTGGTCACGCGGCTGAAGACCTATTCCTGGCCGGTCGAGCCGGACATCCGTGCCTATATCGACGCTGTGTTCGACCTGCCGGCCATGCGCGCCTGGTGCGACGCGGCGGCGACCGAGACCTGGATCGTGCCGTCCGACGAGGTCTGA
- a CDS encoding MFS transporter, with protein MSVTSMPAKGAAARPMTAEERKVIFASSLGTVFEWYDFYLYGSLAAIIGAQFFSQYDESTRNIFALLAFAAGFLVRPFGALVFGRIGDLVGRKYTFLVTILIMGLSTFIVGILPGSAQIGFAAPVILISLRLLQGLALGGEYGGAATYVAEHAPMGRRGFYTSWIQTTATLGLFLSLLVILAVRSIVGEKDFADFYWRVPFWVSILLLGVSVWIRMQLNESPAFQRMKAEGTHSKAPLTEAFGQWKNAKIALLALLGLVAGQGVVWYTGQFYALFFLQSILKVDGYTANLLIAWSLLIGTIFFVVFGALSDRIGRKPIILAGCLIAALTYFPLFTKLAETANPVLAKAVETVQVTVTADPKDCGDLFNPVGTRKFTSSCDLARDYLSKSSIKYTTTLTPGTVPAKITLGGTDVAFDTTKLADSQKATLAAAQAAGYPKAGDPSIVKMSNPFDIFRPQVATIIGILFVLVIFVTMVYGPIAAALVELFPTRIRYTSMSLPYHIGNGWFGGLLPATAFAMVAQTGDIFYGLWYPIVIAAMTFVIGFLFIPETKDRDIFTFENR; from the coding sequence ATGTCCGTAACCAGCATGCCCGCCAAAGGCGCCGCAGCGCGCCCCATGACGGCAGAAGAGCGAAAGGTGATTTTCGCCTCCTCGCTCGGCACCGTCTTCGAGTGGTACGACTTCTATCTGTACGGCTCGCTCGCCGCGATCATCGGCGCGCAGTTCTTCTCGCAGTATGACGAGTCGACCCGCAACATCTTCGCGCTGCTCGCCTTCGCCGCCGGCTTCCTGGTTCGTCCGTTCGGCGCTCTGGTGTTCGGCCGCATCGGCGATCTCGTCGGCCGCAAGTATACCTTCCTGGTCACGATCCTGATCATGGGTCTGTCGACCTTCATCGTCGGTATCCTGCCCGGCTCGGCCCAGATCGGATTTGCCGCCCCGGTCATCCTGATTTCGCTGCGCCTGCTGCAGGGCCTCGCGCTCGGCGGCGAATACGGCGGTGCCGCGACCTACGTCGCCGAACACGCCCCCATGGGCCGCCGCGGCTTCTACACCTCGTGGATCCAGACCACCGCGACGCTCGGCCTGTTCCTGTCGCTGCTGGTCATCCTCGCCGTGCGCTCGATCGTCGGTGAGAAGGACTTCGCCGACTTCTACTGGCGCGTTCCGTTCTGGGTCTCGATCCTGCTGCTCGGCGTGTCGGTCTGGATCCGCATGCAGCTCAACGAGAGCCCGGCGTTCCAGCGCATGAAGGCCGAGGGCACGCATTCGAAGGCGCCGCTCACGGAAGCCTTCGGCCAGTGGAAGAACGCCAAGATCGCGCTGCTCGCCCTCCTCGGCCTCGTCGCCGGCCAGGGCGTGGTCTGGTACACGGGCCAGTTCTACGCGCTGTTCTTCCTGCAATCGATCCTGAAGGTCGACGGCTACACCGCCAACCTGCTGATCGCCTGGTCGCTCCTGATCGGCACGATCTTCTTCGTCGTGTTCGGCGCGCTCAGCGACCGCATCGGCCGCAAGCCGATCATCCTGGCCGGCTGCCTGATCGCGGCGCTGACCTACTTCCCGCTGTTCACCAAGCTCGCCGAGACCGCCAACCCGGTGCTCGCCAAGGCGGTCGAGACCGTCCAGGTGACCGTGACCGCCGACCCCAAGGACTGCGGCGACCTGTTCAACCCGGTCGGCACCCGCAAGTTCACCTCGTCGTGCGACCTCGCCCGCGACTACCTGTCGAAGTCGTCGATCAAGTATACGACGACGCTGACCCCGGGCACCGTGCCGGCCAAGATCACGCTCGGCGGCACCGATGTCGCGTTCGACACCACCAAGCTCGCCGACAGCCAGAAGGCCACGCTCGCCGCGGCCCAGGCCGCCGGCTACCCGAAGGCCGGCGACCCGAGCATCGTCAAGATGTCGAACCCGTTCGATATCTTCCGGCCGCAGGTCGCGACCATCATCGGCATCCTGTTCGTGCTCGTCATCTTCGTGACGATGGTCTACGGCCCGATCGCCGCGGCGCTGGTCGAACTGTTCCCGACCCGCATCCGCTACACCTCGATGTCGCTGCCCTACCACATCGGCAACGGCTGGTTCGGCGGCCTGCTGCCGGCGACGGCCTTCGCCATGGTGGCCCAGACCGGCGATATCTTCTACGGCCTGTGGTACCCGATCGTCATCGCGGCGATGACCTTCGTGATCGGTTTCCTGTTCATTCCGGAAACCAAGGATCGCGACATCTTCACCTTCGAAAACCGCTGA
- a CDS encoding DUF1489 domain-containing protein, giving the protein MTLHLIKLCVGCDSVADLAGWIDERLAERRRRGERPVHIHRTRQSPKKRDEILDGGSLYWVIKGQVMVRETIVDLVQVEDAAGVPHCDIMLSGDLVQVEPRPCRPFQGWRYLADHERPRDIPGARSHDLSPELWRELATLGLL; this is encoded by the coding sequence ATGACTCTCCACTTGATCAAACTCTGCGTCGGCTGCGACAGCGTGGCGGATCTCGCCGGCTGGATCGACGAGCGGCTGGCCGAGCGGCGACGTCGCGGCGAGCGGCCGGTCCACATCCATCGCACCCGCCAGAGCCCGAAGAAGCGCGACGAGATCCTCGATGGCGGATCGCTCTACTGGGTGATCAAGGGCCAGGTGATGGTGCGCGAGACGATCGTCGATCTGGTGCAGGTCGAGGACGCCGCGGGCGTGCCGCATTGCGATATCATGCTCTCGGGCGACCTGGTGCAGGTCGAGCCGCGGCCGTGCCGGCCGTTCCAGGGCTGGCGCTATCTCGCCGACCACGAGCGGCCGCGCGACATACCCGGCGCCCGCAGCCACGATCTGTCGCCCGAGCTCTGGCGCGAACTCGCCACGCTCGGCCTGCTCTGA
- the panC gene encoding pantoate--beta-alanine ligase, translated as MRGETPRIAPAGGRRPEVVRTIADLRARVLDWRRRGETTAMVPTMGALHEGHLSLVREGFRRADHVVVTIFVNPTQFAPHEDFQSYPRTEAHDLELLTGLSADLVFAPNAAEMYPLGFATRIEPQGAALGLETEFRPHFFGGVATVVAKLLLAGLPDIAIFGEKDFQQLAVVRQMVRDLNIPTEIVGAPTMREADGLALSSRNAYLTAGERAAAPILYATMTDAARRIRAGEPAATVLVEGSAAILDAGFDKVDYLTLRDAASLAAVEHVSREPLRLLVAAWIGRTRLIDNIAV; from the coding sequence ATGCGCGGCGAGACGCCCCGGATCGCTCCGGCCGGCGGCCGGCGGCCCGAGGTCGTGCGCACCATCGCCGATCTGCGCGCGCGCGTCCTCGACTGGCGCCGCCGCGGCGAGACCACGGCCATGGTGCCGACCATGGGCGCGCTGCACGAAGGTCATCTGTCGCTGGTGCGCGAGGGCTTCCGCCGCGCCGACCATGTCGTGGTCACGATCTTCGTCAACCCGACCCAGTTCGCGCCCCACGAGGATTTCCAGAGCTACCCCCGCACCGAGGCGCACGACCTCGAACTCCTGACCGGTCTTTCGGCCGATCTGGTCTTCGCGCCCAATGCGGCCGAGATGTACCCTCTCGGCTTCGCGACCCGGATCGAGCCGCAGGGCGCCGCCCTCGGGCTCGAGACCGAGTTCCGCCCGCATTTCTTCGGCGGCGTCGCCACCGTCGTCGCCAAGCTGCTGCTCGCCGGTCTGCCGGATATCGCGATCTTCGGCGAGAAGGACTTCCAGCAGCTCGCCGTGGTGCGCCAGATGGTGCGCGATCTCAACATCCCGACCGAGATCGTCGGCGCCCCGACCATGCGCGAGGCGGACGGCCTCGCGCTGTCGTCGCGCAACGCCTACCTCACGGCCGGGGAACGCGCCGCCGCGCCGATCCTCTACGCCACCATGACCGACGCCGCGCGCCGCATCCGCGCCGGCGAACCGGCCGCTACCGTGCTCGTCGAGGGCAGCGCGGCGATCCTCGACGCCGGCTTCGACAAGGTCGACTACCTGACGCTCCGCGACGCCGCGAGCCTCGCGGCCGTCGAGCATGTCTCGCGCGAGCCGCTGCGCCTGTTGGTCGCCGCCTGGATCGGCCGGACCCGGCTGATCGACAACATCGCGGTCTGA
- a CDS encoding DnaJ domain-containing protein, translating into MNLPVVALLVLVALLVVAGKLGLIDLRTAGRKARRWIGTGAVAAGAFCAATGRIALGAALVIGGLALLGSEPGALGPVWKAVRLSPLGALAGLFGARPRGRRSTMRSAALEVEVDHDSGVISGRVLVGRFEGRDLARLSVADLLALRREIANDAESRALLEAYLDRRSPAWREDLQDDPAARSRGPARAGAMTEEEAYQILGLQPGAGDAEVRDAHRRLMKAVHPDMGGSTFLAAKINEAKDRLVGRHGTRSKN; encoded by the coding sequence ATGAACCTGCCTGTCGTCGCGCTCCTCGTTCTCGTCGCGCTCCTGGTCGTTGCGGGCAAGCTCGGCCTGATCGACCTCAGGACCGCGGGCCGGAAGGCGCGCCGCTGGATCGGCACCGGCGCGGTGGCGGCGGGCGCCTTCTGCGCGGCGACCGGGCGGATCGCGCTCGGGGCGGCGCTGGTGATCGGCGGTCTCGCGCTGCTCGGCTCGGAGCCGGGCGCGCTCGGACCGGTCTGGAAGGCGGTGCGGCTGAGCCCGCTCGGTGCGCTCGCCGGCTTGTTCGGGGCGCGGCCGCGCGGCCGGCGCTCGACCATGCGTTCGGCCGCGCTGGAGGTCGAGGTCGACCACGACAGCGGCGTGATCAGCGGGCGGGTTCTGGTCGGGCGGTTCGAGGGCAGGGACCTGGCGCGGCTCTCGGTCGCCGATCTGCTGGCGCTCAGGCGCGAGATCGCCAACGACGCGGAGAGCCGGGCGCTCCTAGAGGCTTATCTGGATCGCCGGAGCCCCGCCTGGCGTGAAGACCTGCAGGACGACCCGGCAGCGCGGTCGCGCGGCCCGGCGCGCGCGGGCGCCATGACCGAGGAGGAAGCCTACCAGATTCTGGGGCTTCAGCCGGGAGCCGGTGATGCGGAAGTCAGGGACGCGCATCGCCGCCTGATGAAGGCGGTCCATCCCGACATGGGAGGATCGACCTTCCTTGCCGCCAAGATCAACGAAGCCAAGGACCGATTGGTCGGCAGACATGGGACGCGCTCCAAAAACTGA
- a CDS encoding SPOR domain-containing protein, with translation MEYTNTTRAPSKADDVVRKDRDTVAPIASGRTGWMIQIGAFDSKGAAEARIDKAKSAGVRELARAEGFTETAAKGGTKIVRARFAGFADQNAANAACSSLKRKDFECIALRQ, from the coding sequence ATGGAATACACGAACACCACCCGCGCGCCGTCGAAAGCCGACGACGTGGTCCGCAAGGACCGCGACACCGTCGCGCCGATCGCCTCTGGCCGCACCGGCTGGATGATCCAGATCGGCGCCTTCGATTCTAAGGGCGCCGCCGAGGCCAGGATCGACAAGGCGAAGTCCGCCGGCGTGCGCGAGCTCGCCCGCGCCGAGGGCTTCACCGAGACCGCCGCCAAGGGCGGCACCAAGATCGTGCGCGCCCGGTTTGCCGGTTTCGCCGACCAGAATGCCGCCAATGCCGCTTGCAGCTCGCTGAAGCGCAAGGACTTCGAGTGCATCGCCTTGCGTCAGTGA